Part of the Raphanus sativus cultivar WK10039 unplaced genomic scaffold, ASM80110v3 Scaffold0180, whole genome shotgun sequence genome, AGATTCCTTACCAGTTACAACCACATTCCCACGATTCGTATACAATTCGAAATGTCTATTTCTTGGAGCTGGACATATTCattcttttcaaaattaattttattaatatattgtatGTAATGTTTCATTACGTATGCTAAGATtcatactttaatttttttttttaatatttgaactGTTAACATGATTACTACTTCAGTAACGGTGCTGAGGCACAAAAAGTTATGTTCCTCTCGACAGTGTTAGATAAACTTACAAGAAAGCATTTACTCTGTTTCAAAGACGCAAGTAACAACGATTACTCTGTTTCAACAAGACAACAAACTCTCTATATACTGAcatatactttttttctttctcaaaaggTTAGGTATCTTCTTAAAACGCTATATCCTAACCCAAAACGCTACAAAAGCCAgatcactcttttttttttttttagaaaacgcCAGCGGTTCCATAAACAAAAGGAAAGGATGGGACTTTAAGAGAGAAAACAAACATGGTTTTAGCCACCACGAGGAGTCATTGACATGGTGCAGAAGTAGTTGAAGTCATGATGTTGGACCCTAAGTTGTTTCAGCCAAGAATCCGCAACGCTGTAAAGCGAAGCCAGTCTCTCTTGGTCATCATGGTCATGGGAAAGCCAAACATCGCCTTGCATCTTGTAAGTAGCCATCCCAAATGGGACCAGACTAATGTCTTCCCCTTCCTTCCTCATCCTCTTTTTCTCCCCTCCATTCTCTTCCGGCTCCATATCTGGTGATGTTATCATTTCTAAGCATTAAACACCATTGTGAAattgggagagagagagaatgtgtgGATGAATAccttgaaaagaagaagaaagagtgtGGTAAGTGAGGAAACAAGTGGACAAGTCTTTAATGGTTCTCCCCATTGGTATATGATAAATAGGGTACCAAGCAACAGACATCCAGCTCGCTGGAGAAAGATCAACGCTTCTCAACGACATCAATCCCGGATACCTTTGAGCTAACTCATTGATCTGTTGTAATCAAAAACCATCTTCCAAGTGTCAAAACCTAGCTCTCACATTAGATGGAAACAAGCTTTTTATC contains:
- the LOC130501382 gene encoding uncharacterized protein LOC130501382, giving the protein LSAIQIFTSSHSSSLIREESEDGDRYPFSDSGSDESVSEEGLEVALHLNDRLGYLYLQYFDRSPPYTRVPLMDKINELAQRYPGLMSLRSVDLSPASWMSVAWYPIYHIPMGRTIKDLSTCFLTYHTLSSSFQDMEPEENGGEKKRMRKEGEDISLVPFGMATYKMQGDVWLSHDHDDQERLASLYSVADSWLKQLRVQHHDFNYFCTMSMTPRGG